In one Poecilia reticulata strain Guanapo linkage group LG8, Guppy_female_1.0+MT, whole genome shotgun sequence genomic region, the following are encoded:
- the dock6 gene encoding dedicator of cytokinesis protein 7 isoform X3, giving the protein MTSSACERRAFAHKINRTIAAEVRKQVTRDYGSPQLSKKRGGAHHPLPLTEVVEPVDFEEYVSSHAPGVEAGPLRQLMEFPQDDLELLPLDKECTTLEPPLPEEEEDSLDPRVRDALAVYTDDWLVIHRKFQHYSTTYTPQNSERQRERQRGLVKQTFELDEAAAHDRQDDQDDSKRRSVSLDETPRGSWASSIFDLKNSSPDALLPSVLERTAAEDMDRNNTEARSQERHSDLLGLYPPPDEDEAVERCPLPEVPKEHCGQRIMVKCLSLKFEIDIEPIFGSLALYDVKEKKKISENFYFDLNSDQMKGLLKPHTPHVVISTLARSAIFSITYPSPDIFLVIKLEKVLQQGDIGECCEPYMVMKESDSSKHKEKLEKLRLQAEQACSRLGRFRMPFAWTAIHLLNIVSSVGGLDRSDPDSDSERKSHGTWNERKKKGFERMSVGEEMCNFATFRPATLTVTNFFKQEGDRLSDEDLYKFLADMRRPSSVLRRLRPVTAQLKIDISPAPDSPHYCLSPELLHVKPYPDLRVRPTKEVLEFPARNVYTPHTTYRNLLYVYPQSLNFSSRQGSVRNIAVKVQFMAGEDPSQALPVIFGKSSCAEFMKEAYTPIIYHNKSPEFYEEMKMKIPANLTDNHHLLFTFYHISCQPKQNTPLETPVGYTWIPLMQHGRLRTGSFSLPVSVEKPPPSYSVLTPDVQLPGMKWVDNHKGVFNVEVTATSSVHTQDAHLDKFFTLVYVLEEYSFPFRLKDVIITEANMEGELKASISALKGSQLDTCVRFLHQLLNKLIQLIVYPPVIAGQIVNLGRAAFEAMALLVNQIHKNLEGNQDQHGRNNLLASYVHYVFRLPIAEPVMPPAAGAHPYEMPVQYATLSRATGRPSSLHLSRSKSISNSNPDLASTPISPDEEVQRIMGSKGIDRSHSWVNSAYAPGGSRSVLRRNPNSSCELKQASDHSXNRMSAFLDSVALLTVPTRPITKKLLHEELALQWVVSTSTVREATLQQAWFFFQLMTKSMAHHLFLTSKLDSPRRQRYPDRFVDDIAALLCAISADIASRHHKDVEVVERLNNSLAFFLNDLLSLMDRGFVFNLIRSYYKQIANKLHTTQNPSSLNALRMDFMRIVCSHEHYVILNLPCSTLSPPASPSPSTSSTTSQSSAFSSMVQDQGVATMFELSVPFRQQHFLSGLLLTELALILDPDGEGVFFLHKKAISAVHSLLCSHDADPRYQDPQVRAHVAQLYLPLLPIVMESLHQLHDFCDSSLSRARYSSAYFEDTDPDSGNIISQSVAMAIAGSPLPHAKANPFALPSVAGRQTSSLSAECSRTLLVCFLWVLKNADASLLERWVSDLSVLQINRLLDLLHLCVSCFEYKGRKALERINSLTFKKSQDMKARLEEAILGTIGARQEMVRRCRERSPYGSQENVRWKKNVTHWRQNTDRVDKSKAEMEQESVVDGNLATEVSLIVLDTLEIIVKTVVASELKESVLGGVLRVILHSMAGNQSALFLQHCFTTQRALVFKFPEMLFEEDTELCADLCLRLLRHCSSSVGSVRSQASASLYLLMRQNFEIGNNFARVKMQVTMSLSSLVGTSQNFNEEHLRRSLKTILTYAEEDLELRETPFPEQVQDLVFNLHMILTDTVKMKEHQEDPEMLIDLMYRIAKGYQNSPDLRLTWLQNMAGKHSERGNHAEAAHCLVHSAALVAEYLNMLEDCRYLPIGCVTFQNISSNVLEESAVSDDVLSPEEEGICAGKYFSEAGLVGLLEQAAASFNMAAMYEAINEVYKILLPIHEANRDFKKLATVHGKLQEAFNKVYNQSSGWERMFGTYFRVGFYGCHFGDLDEQEFVYKEPSITKLAEISHRLEEFYSERFEDDVVEIIKDSSPVDKSKLDPNKAYLQITYAEPYFDTYELKERITYFDKNYNLRTFMYCTPFTLDGRAHGDLHEQYKRKTILTTSHAFPYIKTRVNVIHKEEIILVPMEVAIEDMQKKTQELAFATNQDPADPKMLQMVLQGCVGTTVNQGPLEVAQVFLSDIPEDPKLFRHHNKLRLCFKDFTKRCEDALRKNKSLIGPDQREYHRELERNYHKLKEALGPLITRKIPQLYRPLPVQTVQTQRNSYGRSSFRKIDC; this is encoded by the exons ATGACATCGTCAGCGTGCGAAAGGAGGGCGTTTGCTCATAAAATCAACCG caCGATTGCAGCAGAGGTCAGAAAGCAAGTGACCAGAGACTATGGCTCACCTCAGCTGTCTAAGAAACGAGGAGGAGCTCATCACCCT TTGCCCCTGACGGAGGTGGTTGAACCGGTGGACTTTGAAGAATATGTGAGCAGTCACGCTCCGGGGGTTGAGGCCGGCCCCCTCAGACAGCTGATGGAGTTTCCCCAGGATGACCTGGAGCTCCTCCCGCTGGACAAAGAGTGCACTACACTGGAGCCGCCTCTgcctgaggaggaggagga CTCACTAGATCCCAGAGTGAGAGATGCCCTGGCTGTCTACACAGATGACTGGCTTGTCATTCATAGAAA ATTTCAACACTACAGCACCACTTACACCCCTCAAAACTCTGAGcgacagagagagaggcagcGAGGGCTGGTCAAACAGACCTTTGAACTGGACGAGGCTGCTGCGCACGATCGCCAGGACGACCAG GATGACTCGAAGCGGAGGTCGGTTAGCCTCGATGAGACCCCCCGAGGCAGCTGGGCCTCCAGCATCTTTGACCTGAAGAACTCCTCCCCGGATGCGTTGCTCCCGTCCGTGCTGGAGCGGACAGCTGCAGAGGATATGGACCGGAACAACACGGAGGCACGCTCTCAGGAGCGCCACAGCGACCTGCTGGGCCTCTACCCTCCCCCTGATGAG GATGAAGCAGTGGAGAGATGTCCTCTACCTGAGGTGCCCAAAGAACACTGCGGCCAGAGGATTATGGTCAAGTGTTTGTCACTAAA atttgagaTTGACATCGAGCCAATATTTGGTTCACTTGCCCTTTATGACgttaaggaaaagaaaaag ATCTCAGAGAATTTTTACTTCGACCTTAACTCGGATCAGATGAAAGGACTGCTGAAACCTCACACGCCTCACGTAGTTATATCCACGCTGGCTCGTTCGGCCATTTTCTCCATCACATACCCTTCTCCTGATATCTTCTTGGTCATTAAG CTTGAAAAAGTTCTTCAGCAGGGAGACATTGGCGAATGCTGTGAACCCTACATGGTCATGAAAGAGTCGGACTCCTCAAAG cacaaGGAGAAGCTGGAGAAGCTCCGCCTGCAGGCAGAGCAGGCGTGCTCTCGTCTCGGACGTTTCCGCATGCCTTTCGCCTGGACAGCCATTCACCTCCTCAACATYGTCAGCAGCGTTGGCGGTCTCGATCGGTCTGACCCAGACTCTGACTCTG AACGAAAGAGTCACGGGACCTGGaatgagagaaagaagaagGGGTTTGAGAGGATGAGTGTTGGGGAGGAGATGTGTAACTTTGCCACTTTCCGCCCAGCAACGCTCACCGTCACCAACTTCTTTAAACAG GAGGGGGATAGACTGAGTGATGAGGACCTGTACAAGTTTTTGGCAGACATGCGCCGGCCATCTTCTGTTCTGCGACGGCTGAGGCCTGTCACTG CTCAGTTGAAAATTGACATCTCTCCAGCACCGGACTCGCCACATTACTGCCTCTCACCAGAACTCCTTCACGTGAAACCTTATCCGGACTTGCGCGTCCGACCCACCAAAGAGGTGCTGGAGTTYCCTGCTCGTAATGTGTACACGCCGCACACCACGTACAG GAACCTGCTCTATGTGTACCCGCAAAGTCTGAATTTCAGCAGCCGCCAGGGCTCAGTCAGGAACATTGCTGTGAAAGTTCAGTTCATGGCAGGAGAAGACCCCAGCCAGGCTTTACCG GTCATCTTTGGAAAGTCAAGTTGTGCCGAGTTCATGAAAGAGGCATACACTCCCATCATCTACCATAACAA GTCCCCTGAGTTCTATGaggagatgaagatgaagattcCTGCCAATCTGACAGACAACCATCATCTGCTGTTCACCTTCTACCACATCAGCTGCCAGCCCAAGCAGAACACTCCTCTGGAGACCCCCGTGGGCTACACT TGGATTCCTTTGATGCAGCACGGCCGACTGCGCACCGGCTCCTTCAGCCTTCCTGTGTCTGTGGAGAAGCCTCCACCCAGCTACTCGGTGCTCACCCCCGAT GTTCAGCTTCCAGGCATGAAGTGGGTGGATAATCACAAAGGAGTTTTCAATGTCGAGGTGACAGCAACCTCCTCTGTTCACACTCAG GACGCACACCTGGATAAGTTCTTTACTCTGGTGTATGTCCTCGAGGAGTACTCCTTCCCATTCCGTCTGAAGGATGTGATTATTACCGAAGCAAACATGGAAGGGGAGCTGAAGGCCAGCATCTCRGCGCTGAAAGGGTCTCAGCTGGATACTTGTGTCAGATTTTTGCATCAGCTGCTCAACAAGCTGATTCAGCTAATCGTGTACCCGCCAGTCATTGCAGGCCAAATTg TGAACCTCGGCCGGGCTGCTTTTGAAGCCATGGCGCTGTTGGTTAACCAAATCCACAAAAACCTGGAGGGAAACCAAGACCAGCACGGTCGCAACAACCTGCTGGCATCCTACGTCCATTATGTTTTCCGCCTGCCCATCGCTGAACCTGTCATGCCTCCAGCAG CAGGCGCCCATCCCTATGAGATGCCGGTGCAGTATGCTACYTTGTCCAGGGCGACGGGCCGCCCGAGCAGCCTGCATCTGTCCCGTTCAAAGAGCATCAGCAACTCCAACCCCGACCTGGCCAGCACGCCGATTTCCCCGGATGAGGAAGTCCAAAGGATCATGGGAAGCAAG GGCATTGACCGCTCCCACTCCTGGGTAAACTCTGCTTATGCCCCTGGGGGCTCCAGATCTGTGCTACGCCGGAACCCCAACTCCAGCTGCGAGCTCAAGCAG GCAAGCGACCACAGCARCAATCGCATGTCTGCCTTTCTGGACAGTGTGGCCTTGTTAACTGTTCCCACCAGACCGATTACRAAGAAG TTGCTCCACGAGGAGCTGGCGCTGCAGTGGGTGGTCAGCACCAGCACAGTGAGGGAAGCAACGCTGCAGCAGGCTTGGTTCTTCTTCCAATTGATG ACCAAGAGCATGGCTCATCACTTATTCCTGACYTCTAAACTGGATTCTCCCAGGCGACAGCGCTACCCGGACCGCTTCGTTGACGACATTGCAGCACTCTTGTGTGCCATCAGTGCAGACATTGCAAGCAGACATCACAAG GATGTGGAGGTTGTGGAGAGGCTGAACAACAGTCTGGCCTTCTTCCTTAACGATCTCCTGTCTCTGATGGACCGGGGCTTTGTCTTCAACCTCATTCGCTCCTACTACAAACAG ATCGCTAACAAGCTCCACACGACACAGAATCCCAGCTCTCTGAATGCCTTAAGGATGGACTTTATGCGTATCGTCTGCAGCCATGAGCATTATGTCATCCTCAACTTGCCCTGCTCAACTCTGAGCCCTCCAGCATCCCCCTCCCCTTCTACCTCATCCACTACTTCACAG AGCTCAGCATTTTCAAGCATGGTGCAAGACCAGGGTGTGGCCACCATGTTTGAGCTGTCGGTCCCTTTCCGCCAGCAGCACTTCCTGTCTGGCCTGCTGCTCACTGAACTCGCTCTCATTCTTGATCCTGATGGTGAAGG GGTTTTCTTCCTTCATAAAAAGGCCATCAGCGCCGTTCACTCTCTGCTGTGCAGCCACGATGCGGACCCTCGTTACCAGGACCCCCAGGTTAGGGCGCATGTTGCTCAGCTCTACCTTCCCCTGCTGCCCATCGTCATGGAGTCGCTGCATCAGCTTCACGATTTCTGTG ACTCCTCACTTTCTCGCGCTCGCTATTCCTCTGCCTACTTTGAAGACACTGACCCAGACAGTGGCAACATTATCAGCCAgtctgttgccatggcgattGCTGGCTCCCCTTTACCGCATGCCAAAGCCAACCCATTTGCTCTCCCCTCTGTG GCTGGGCGCCAGACCAGCTCTCTGTCTGCCGAGTGCAGCCGGACTCTGCTGGTGTGCTTCCTGTGGGTACTGAAGAACGCGGACGCTTCTCTCCTGGAGCGCTGGGTGTCGGACTTATCTGTCCTGCAGATCAACCGCTTATTGGATCTGCTTCATCTGTGTGTGTCCTGTTTTGAATACAAG gggaGGAAAGCGCTGGAAAGAATAAACAGcctgacatttaaaaagtctCAGGACATGAAAGCCCGACTGGAGGAAGCCATACTGGGAACTATAGGGGCTCGCCAAGAGATGGTCCGCCGCTGCAGAG AAAGGAGTCCTTATGGTAGCCAGGAAAATGTCAGGTGGAAAAAGAATGTCACCCACTGGAGACAAAATACAGACAGAGTTGACAA GAGTAAAGCTGAGATGGAGCAGGAGTCTGTGGTGGATGGAAACTTAGCTACTGAGGTGTCCCTCATAGTGCTGGACACACTGGAAATCATAGTAAAG ACTGTGGTTGCCTCTGAACTGAAGGAGAGCGTTCTCGGTGGAGTCCTGAGAGTGATTCTTCACAGCATGGCAGGCAACCAGAGCGCCCTCTTTCTGCAGCATTGCTTTACTACGCAGAGAGCATTGGTTTTCAAG TTTCCAGAGATGCTGTTTGAGGAGGACACTGAGCTTTGCGCGGACCTTTGTTTGCGTCTCCTCcgtcactgcagcagcagcgtcgGCTCCGTCAGGAGCCAGGCCTCCGCCTCTCTTTATCTCCTCATGAGGCARAACTTTGAGATYGGAAAT AACTTTGCGCGAGTAAAGATGCAGGTCACCATGTCTCTGTCCTCTTTGGTGGGAACATCACAGAACTTCAACGAAGAGCATCTTCGTCGGTCACTGAAGACGATTTTGACATATGCCGAGGAGGACCTAGAGCTGCGTGAAACGCCTTTCCCAGAGCAG GTTCAGGATCTGGTGTTCAACCTGCACATGATTCTTACTGACACAGTGAAAATGAAAGAGCATCAGGAGGATCCTGAAATGCTCATTGACCTGATGTACAG GATCGCCAAAGGCTACCAGAACTCACCTGATCTGCGCCTCACGTGGCTCCAGAACATGGCAGGAAAACACTCTGAGAGAGGGAACCACGCCGAGGCAGCCCACTGCCTCGTTCACAGCGCAGCTCTGGTGGCAGAGTACCTCAACATGCTGGAGGACTGCCGCTACCTGCCCATCGGTTGTGTAACATTTCAG AATATCTCATCCAACGTGTTAGAGGAGTCGGCAGTTTCAGATGACGTTCTGTCCCCTGAGGAGGAAGGCATTTGTGCTGGGAAGTATTTCAGCGAGGCCGGCCTGGTGGGCCTCCTGGAGCAAGCAGCTGCCTCTTTTAACATG GCTGCCATGTATGAAGCTATAAACGAAGTGTACAAGATTCTGCTACCCATCCACGAAGCCAACAGAGACTTCAAAAAGCTGGCGACCGTCCACGGGAAGCTGCAGGAGGCCTTCAACAAAGTCTACAATCAA AGTTCAGGATGGGAG AGAATGTTTGGGACCTACTTTCGAGTTGGTTTCTAYGGCTGCCACTTTGGAGATTTGGATGAGCAGGAGTTTGTCTACAAGGAGCCTTCAATCACCAAATTAGCTGAAATCTCCCACAGGCTTGAG GAGTTCTACTCAGAAAGGTTTGAGGACGATGTGGTTGAAATCATCAAGGACTCCAGTCCGGTCGACAAAAGTAAACTGGATCCCAACAAG GCCTACCTCCAGATCACCTATGCCGAGCCTTACTTCGACACATACGAGTTGAAAGAAAGAATTACCTATTTTGACAAGAACTACAACCTGCGGACMTTCATGTACTGCACTCCCTTCACTCTGGACGGCCGGGCACACGGCGACCTGCATGAGCAGTACAAACGCAAAACGATCCTGACGACATCTCATGCCTTCCCTTACATAAAGACACGTGTCAACGTCATCCACAAGGAGGAG ATTATCCTTGTCCCGATGGAGGTGGCGATTGAAGACATGCAGAAGAAGACCCAGGAGCTCGCCTTTGCCACGAATCAAGACCCGGCGGACCCTAAGATGCTTCAAATGGTGCTGCAGGGGTGTGTGGGAACCACTGTCAACCAG GGTCCCCTTGAGGTGGCGCAGGTCTTTCTCTCCGACATTCCAGARGACCCAAAGCTGTTTCGCCATCACAACAAACTGCGGCTTTGCTTTAAAGACTTCACCAAGAG GTGTGAGGACGCCCTGAGGAAGAATAAGAGCCTGATTGGGCCAGACCAGAGAGAGTACCACCGAGAGCTGGAGAGGAACTACCACAAACTAAAAGAAGCTCTGGGTCCTCTCATCACCCGCAAAATCCCCCAGCTGTACAGACCCCTGCCCGTGCAGACTGTGCAAACACAACG
- the dock6 gene encoding dedicator of cytokinesis protein 7 isoform X2 — protein MTSSACERRAFAHKINRTIAAEVRKQVTRDYGSPQLSKKRGGAHHPLPLTEVVEPVDFEEYVSSHAPGVEAGPLRQLMEFPQDDLELLPLDKECTTLEPPLPEEEEDSLDPRVRDALAVYTDDWLVIHRKFQHYSTTYTPQNSERQRERQRGLVKQTFELDEAAAHDRQDDQDDSKRRSVSLDETPRGSWASSIFDLKNSSPDALLPSVLERTAAEDMDRNNTEARSQERHSDLLGLYPPPDEDEAVERCPLPEVPKEHCGQRIMVKCLSLKFEIDIEPIFGSLALYDVKEKKKISENFYFDLNSDQMKGLLKPHTPHVVISTLARSAIFSITYPSPDIFLVIKLEKVLQQGDIGECCEPYMVMKESDSSKHKEKLEKLRLQAEQACSRLGRFRMPFAWTAIHLLNIVSSVGGLDRSDPDSDSERKSHGTWNERKKKGFERMSVGEEMCNFATFRPATLTVTNFFKQEGDRLSDEDLYKFLADMRRPSSVLRRLRPVTAQLKIDISPAPDSPHYCLSPELLHVKPYPDLRVRPTKEVLEFPARNVYTPHTTYRNLLYVYPQSLNFSSRQGSVRNIAVKVQFMAGEDPSQALPVIFGKSSCAEFMKEAYTPIIYHNKSPEFYEEMKMKIPANLTDNHHLLFTFYHISCQPKQNTPLETPVGYTWIPLMQHGRLRTGSFSLPVSVEKPPPSYSVLTPDVQLPGMKWVDNHKGVFNVEVTATSSVHTQDAHLDKFFTLVYVLEEYSFPFRLKDVIITEANMEGELKASISALKGSQLDTCVRFLHQLLNKLIQLIVYPPVIAGQIVNLGRAAFEAMALLVNQIHKNLEGNQDQHGRNNLLASYVHYVFRLPIAEPVMPPAAGAHPYEMPVQYATLSRATGRPSSLHLSRSKSISNSNPDLASTPISPDEEVQRIMGSKFFFPPCFSSLIPRLSLIFVSS, from the exons ATGACATCGTCAGCGTGCGAAAGGAGGGCGTTTGCTCATAAAATCAACCG caCGATTGCAGCAGAGGTCAGAAAGCAAGTGACCAGAGACTATGGCTCACCTCAGCTGTCTAAGAAACGAGGAGGAGCTCATCACCCT TTGCCCCTGACGGAGGTGGTTGAACCGGTGGACTTTGAAGAATATGTGAGCAGTCACGCTCCGGGGGTTGAGGCCGGCCCCCTCAGACAGCTGATGGAGTTTCCCCAGGATGACCTGGAGCTCCTCCCGCTGGACAAAGAGTGCACTACACTGGAGCCGCCTCTgcctgaggaggaggagga CTCACTAGATCCCAGAGTGAGAGATGCCCTGGCTGTCTACACAGATGACTGGCTTGTCATTCATAGAAA ATTTCAACACTACAGCACCACTTACACCCCTCAAAACTCTGAGcgacagagagagaggcagcGAGGGCTGGTCAAACAGACCTTTGAACTGGACGAGGCTGCTGCGCACGATCGCCAGGACGACCAG GATGACTCGAAGCGGAGGTCGGTTAGCCTCGATGAGACCCCCCGAGGCAGCTGGGCCTCCAGCATCTTTGACCTGAAGAACTCCTCCCCGGATGCGTTGCTCCCGTCCGTGCTGGAGCGGACAGCTGCAGAGGATATGGACCGGAACAACACGGAGGCACGCTCTCAGGAGCGCCACAGCGACCTGCTGGGCCTCTACCCTCCCCCTGATGAG GATGAAGCAGTGGAGAGATGTCCTCTACCTGAGGTGCCCAAAGAACACTGCGGCCAGAGGATTATGGTCAAGTGTTTGTCACTAAA atttgagaTTGACATCGAGCCAATATTTGGTTCACTTGCCCTTTATGACgttaaggaaaagaaaaag ATCTCAGAGAATTTTTACTTCGACCTTAACTCGGATCAGATGAAAGGACTGCTGAAACCTCACACGCCTCACGTAGTTATATCCACGCTGGCTCGTTCGGCCATTTTCTCCATCACATACCCTTCTCCTGATATCTTCTTGGTCATTAAG CTTGAAAAAGTTCTTCAGCAGGGAGACATTGGCGAATGCTGTGAACCCTACATGGTCATGAAAGAGTCGGACTCCTCAAAG cacaaGGAGAAGCTGGAGAAGCTCCGCCTGCAGGCAGAGCAGGCGTGCTCTCGTCTCGGACGTTTCCGCATGCCTTTCGCCTGGACAGCCATTCACCTCCTCAACATYGTCAGCAGCGTTGGCGGTCTCGATCGGTCTGACCCAGACTCTGACTCTG AACGAAAGAGTCACGGGACCTGGaatgagagaaagaagaagGGGTTTGAGAGGATGAGTGTTGGGGAGGAGATGTGTAACTTTGCCACTTTCCGCCCAGCAACGCTCACCGTCACCAACTTCTTTAAACAG GAGGGGGATAGACTGAGTGATGAGGACCTGTACAAGTTTTTGGCAGACATGCGCCGGCCATCTTCTGTTCTGCGACGGCTGAGGCCTGTCACTG CTCAGTTGAAAATTGACATCTCTCCAGCACCGGACTCGCCACATTACTGCCTCTCACCAGAACTCCTTCACGTGAAACCTTATCCGGACTTGCGCGTCCGACCCACCAAAGAGGTGCTGGAGTTYCCTGCTCGTAATGTGTACACGCCGCACACCACGTACAG GAACCTGCTCTATGTGTACCCGCAAAGTCTGAATTTCAGCAGCCGCCAGGGCTCAGTCAGGAACATTGCTGTGAAAGTTCAGTTCATGGCAGGAGAAGACCCCAGCCAGGCTTTACCG GTCATCTTTGGAAAGTCAAGTTGTGCCGAGTTCATGAAAGAGGCATACACTCCCATCATCTACCATAACAA GTCCCCTGAGTTCTATGaggagatgaagatgaagattcCTGCCAATCTGACAGACAACCATCATCTGCTGTTCACCTTCTACCACATCAGCTGCCAGCCCAAGCAGAACACTCCTCTGGAGACCCCCGTGGGCTACACT TGGATTCCTTTGATGCAGCACGGCCGACTGCGCACCGGCTCCTTCAGCCTTCCTGTGTCTGTGGAGAAGCCTCCACCCAGCTACTCGGTGCTCACCCCCGAT GTTCAGCTTCCAGGCATGAAGTGGGTGGATAATCACAAAGGAGTTTTCAATGTCGAGGTGACAGCAACCTCCTCTGTTCACACTCAG GACGCACACCTGGATAAGTTCTTTACTCTGGTGTATGTCCTCGAGGAGTACTCCTTCCCATTCCGTCTGAAGGATGTGATTATTACCGAAGCAAACATGGAAGGGGAGCTGAAGGCCAGCATCTCRGCGCTGAAAGGGTCTCAGCTGGATACTTGTGTCAGATTTTTGCATCAGCTGCTCAACAAGCTGATTCAGCTAATCGTGTACCCGCCAGTCATTGCAGGCCAAATTg TGAACCTCGGCCGGGCTGCTTTTGAAGCCATGGCGCTGTTGGTTAACCAAATCCACAAAAACCTGGAGGGAAACCAAGACCAGCACGGTCGCAACAACCTGCTGGCATCCTACGTCCATTATGTTTTCCGCCTGCCCATCGCTGAACCTGTCATGCCTCCAGCAG CAGGCGCCCATCCCTATGAGATGCCGGTGCAGTATGCTACYTTGTCCAGGGCGACGGGCCGCCCGAGCAGCCTGCATCTGTCCCGTTCAAAGAGCATCAGCAACTCCAACCCCGACCTGGCCAGCACGCCGATTTCCCCGGATGAGGAAGTCCAAAGGATCATGGGAAGCAAG tttttcttccctccctgcttttcctctttaattCCCCGTTTGAGCTTAATTTTTGTCTCTTCCTGA